A window of Macrotis lagotis isolate mMagLag1 chromosome 1, bilby.v1.9.chrom.fasta, whole genome shotgun sequence genomic DNA:
agCACAGAAGACACAGGGAAGGGGCTGAATACGCCTAAGGTTGAACAAATCGCCCCACGCTGCGGCAGAGAGAACTGGCAGGTCCGCCGCTCCTCCTCCAAAGGCACGACCCGGCAGTCAGAGGGCGGGGTGGACGCCGCGGGCACGGACGCCGCGGGCACGGGGCTGCGGGCACGGACGCTGCGGGCACGGACGCCGCGGGCACGGACGCCGCGGGCACGGGGGCTGCGGGCACGGACGCCGCATCACAGCGCATCGCATCAGTCGGACAGCGGGGCGGTGGCGCCGGCTCGGCCGCGGCCGCCCCTCCCCAGCCCCGCCCCTCGCCGCCGCTGGAGGCGCTGTCGAGGCGGCCACGCCGCGGGCCGGGCTGGaaagccggggggggggggggggggggggggggctgcgcCCCTCCCCGGGTCCGAGCCCGTCTAGCTTgatgcccctcccctcccccgcctcGGCCCGCTCCgcggcgggggccgggccggcTGGGTGAGGAGGCGCCCGCGCACACGCACACGCGGGCCCGCACACGCGCGGCCCCGCACACACGCACACGCGGCCCCGCACACACGCACACGCGGCCCCGCACACACGCGCGGCCCCGCACACACGCGCACGCGGCCCCGCACACACGCGCACGCGGCCCCGCACCCGCCGGGCCAGGCCCGCGCCCCACCTTCCTCCCTCtccgggcccggcccggcccggcggcgCTCACTCACCCGCGGAGCCCGAAGATCCTCTGCGCTTGGGCGCGGCCGGCGTGGAGGGGGGCGCGGCGGGCGCCGGGGTGCTCGGGGTCCAGGCCGGGGGGCCCGCGGCGGGCGCCGGGGGGCTCGGGGTCCAGGCCGGGGGGCCCGCGGCGGGCGCCGGGGGGCTCGGGGTCCGGCCGGGGGGCCCGCCGGGGGGCTCGGGGTCCAGGCCGGGGGGCCcgcggggggcggcggcgggggccgggCGGGGGGCTCGTCCTCCTCCGCGGGGGCCGGCCGGGGCTGCCGCTCGGCGGGGGGGCGCGGCGGGCAGGGGCCCGCGGGGCGCCGGCGGCACCGCCTCGTCCTCCGAGTCCAGCAGGGGCGCGGCGGGGCCGGCGGGCGCGGCGGGGGCCGGCGGGGCCGCGGCCATGCCGGGGGCCGGCTTCCTCTGCAGCACCTCCAgctcctcgtcctcctcctcgtcctcctcctcctcctcttcctcctcctcctcctcctcctcgggcTCCGTCACGAACTGGTACTTGAACTCCGGCtgaggccgggccgggcccgcgGCGGCGCCCGAGGACGAGGAGACCAGGGGAGACTGGTCCGGGTCTTCCATGGCCGGGCTAGGAAGGATGCCGCCGCCGCTGCGGGCCGGGAGGCAGGACGCGGGCCGGGGAGGGCTGCTCCACCCGAGGCCCGGGGAGGCTCCGCGAGGACCGGAGGCGCGGGGCGAGCGAGAGCCGGAGAGCGGCGGCGGGGCGCGGCGGCTGCGGCTGCGGCTGCCGGAACAATGAGCGGCTCCTCCCGTCCGCGCCCTGCGCCGCGCCGCCTCCGGCCCGCCCCGGCGCCGCCGCCCAGACCGCGCGGGGACGGGAGGGGGAAGCGCGCCCGCGGCGGCAGGCCGCGCCCGCGGCggcaggccccgcccccggcggcaggccccgcccccggcccgcccggGTCGGCGCGCCTCGAGCCGGGGAGGGGCGGGCCCGCGGAAAGCCTGGGCCAATGGGTGGCGGGATGCGGGGAAAGAGCGGCCGGAGCCCCCAATGGGAGCCAGAGGCGGAACCAACGGGCGGAGCGTGCTgcggagagagaggaggaagagagcgAAGCCCTGGGCGGGGCTCGGCCCCCGGGATGCCGCCCCCGGGGATGCCGCCCCCGGGGATGCCCGCCCGGGCCGGAGCTGGCCACCCGCGGGGACCGGCGGGTTTAGCGGTTAGAGGGTGGGACTGTTCGCCGCCATGTGGACCAGGGGCACTTTTAGAAGGGAAAAacggaacaaaaaaaaaaaagatgtaccgGGGTCGGGAGGCGGGGAAGGTCTCTTTTTGAATTaaataatagaatgaaaaatCAAATGCCAAAGTGACTTCCCCCTCCCCCGCTGACCACATTCAGAGACCCAGGCCCGGCCCCGGGATGGCTCGGGACGGCGACGGGAGAAGCCAAAGCTCGGAGGGGCGGAGGGCGGAGGGCGCGGCCGGTCCCTTGCACCGGCACATGGCGGGAGAGGAGGCCGCGAGGGCAGGGCAGGGCTGGGCAGGGGCCGGGGGCGCCCCGCGCCCCCCAACAGGGAGAAGCTGCCTCGGGGCCCGGGAGCTCGCCCGCTTCTACAGCTCATTAGCGAGGGGGCCTGGCCCCGCTTCACTGCCTACAGTGTTTGACATTTAGAGACATTGTACAGACAAGAATCAAAACccagaaatgtcatttttaaaaaaaactatccgATGTAGTCTTCATTTCCTAGGGTATCTGACCCTCTCATAATTGAAGAGCTCCCGTGGCCTCTGGGAATTGCTGCTTATTCAACATGGGCTTTTATAaacaaaactatcaaaaattCATTCTTCTAACCTCAATTGACTCAAGCTTAAGTTGACCGGGCCAGTTCAGCCCAGGAAGAGAGAATATTAAATAAGATATCTCCTCTTCCTTCCACCCACCCCCCTTTCTTTTCAGGGATGtgagaataataaatatttccatCTGGCCAGATCAGTTATCTGAGGCAGATAAACATAAATTTCGAAACTTTATGGCCCAGTACTTGTCTTCCCACAACTGTAAATTCAATGATTCCATTCAACAAACAAAtcatttcatattaattttgtatttttctctatgTACTTGTACATAAAAGTGCATTTTCTCCTATTTGGGccttcatttttggttttgtactCCCAGTACATAGTACTATGTAAATTCTCATGGACTAATTGATGATCAGCACCATCCTAGACTTGGctatacaaagatgaaaaaaaaaacctctattgCCTTTGTCATCATAACAAGAGAAATGAACCTaatggtcatctagtccaacccctttgtTTCACAGTGGAAGAAACTTGAAAGGGATACTTAGTGATTTATTCATGATTACACAGGTGAGTTTGGAACCCAGGGTCTCTGGCCTCAGAACTAGTGCTCTTTCCATGACACCAGAACCAATTGGGAGAACACCATGGACACAAGTAGGATGCAgttgatttatgaaaaaaaaaacaggagagatTCAAAGGACTGCAAGaaactttaaagagaaaaatcactttCAGCTGGAGAATGGAAAGATCAGGGAAATCATCATGGTGGAAGTGAGACCCAAGCTGGACCTTGAAGAGAAAGGAGATTTATAGGTGAACATTGGGAGAGAACAAGCAAAGGACATGACATGGCCACATAGGACTTCTCTCTGTTGTCCTCTAAGtgattaaaaatagttttagaagAGAGGTGAAAAGGGCAACCAGAAACCTGATGGGATATCATAGATATCACAGATGGTCAATTCGATAAAGATTTACTAATCTACTACTATGTGATAGGCAGTATTCTAAGCTTTGGAatgcaaaaagaagcaaaagacagtccctgccttcaagtagcatacaatctaatgagggaggcaaaatgcaaaaaatatatacaaagcaagcttgCCCAGCCATTACCCAATGAATGGGCATCTCAGTTTCCAACTTTTTGTcaacacaaaaaagagctgctataaatatttttgtacatataggtccttttactttttcttttatttcttgggATAagcctagtagtgatattgctggatcaaaggataagcatagttttatagcccatTGGACATGGTTGCTAATTATTTGCCAGTGGTTGAACTAATTTCTAACTCTACCAGTACTGTCCCTATTTTCCAtatccctccagcatttgtcatttagCTTTTCTTTCAGGTtacccaatctgataggtatgaggagGTGCctcaggattgttttaatttgcatttctctataaaatagtgattcaaagcatttttttcatttaactacaAATAACTttgtttcttctgaaaatttGCAGTTCACAtcatttgactatcaattggggaatgacttattttgtttaaaatttgactaagttacttctatgtttgaaaaatgaagcctttatcagaagtttcctgctttccttttaatttttacagCATTGGttttgatgatataaaaaatttcatttcatataattatccattttactccctgagattttctctctctctttttttgatcttaaattctttccttatccatagatctgacatgaaATTTTCCATGCTCCCTTAACTTGCTTATAAAATTATCCTTTATGAccaaatcatttatccattttgactttatctagATATTTGATGTAATTGGTCCATGCCTAGTTTctaccaaactgctttccagttttcccagcaatttttgtcaaaaagtgagttcttgttccccaaagcttggatctttgggcttatcaaatacTAGATGACTGTGATCATTTAATACCATATactgtgtacctaatctattccactaatccaccactgTATTTttagtagaagaaaaagagactGGGCACATGGTAACCTTCTTCAACTATTTGATTCAATACAATGTAAAAGAGGAGACACTTGttctttaatcaatcaataaacttatATTAAACACCTACTTTAGACActggtgataaaaaaaaaagagacaaaagacagtccctgccctttaGGAATTCacagtaaaatgagggagatagctctatacaggataaatatgaattaagaaaggaaaaagcactagaattaaaaggtgTTGAGGAAAGCTTCTGATAAAAGATTGTATTTTAGTTGGTATTTAAAGGACATCAGGGAAGTCAGTGGTCTGAGCCGAGAAGGGTGAGTACTTCAGGCCGGAGGAACACctagagaaaatgcccagagctgagaaATAGGGTGTCACTGGGAGAAGAGTACAAGGCAGATAGtgttgttgatgtttgtccttcagaagggtgatgtcttgacttgcaagtgaattgaatttaagtgaggcagggctgtgcaatCTTTAGCCTCACTCTATCCTCCTATCATCTGAGataagaaacctgggaagatgaGGATTGGGGAGGAAGGGTTATGAAGAATGCCTAACAgaacattttctatttgatcctggggaCAATAGGGAGACACTGCAGTTATGTCACTGTTTGCCTGAAGAAGACTGAAGAGTAGGATCTATGGGTGAAACTTACAAATAGGCAAAAGAACTTAATTTGGGCTTTATAATGGGTTTCCTGTTACTAAAGATCTTTTTTAAAGACCAAATGCACACTTGCCAAGTATTCTGTAGTTGAATTCTTTTGAAGTCCCTTTCAACCCTAAAATTCTGTGAAAAATGTATCTAATTATAACTAGAgtgagaaagcaagggaaaagaGAGCTCAGGATAGAGAGGAAATGATAGAAAGACAAGATATGAAATTTTCCCTTTAAATAAAAGACATGCTAAATATTTGCTTCCCTCTAGTAATTTATTattgttctaaatttttctttgaaattttaatatgaaattaaTTCTTAAAAGCTCATGAAATACATTTCTAAATTATGTATCAAAttcaaggaggaaa
This region includes:
- the RTN4 gene encoding reticulon-4 isoform X3, whose product is MEDPDQSPLVSSSSGAAAGPARPQPEFKYQFVTEPEEEEEEEEEEEEEDEEEDEELEVLQRKPAPGMAAAPPAPAAPAGPAAPLLDSEDEAVPPAPRGPLPAAPPRRAAAPAGPRGGGRAPRPAPAAAPRGPPGLDPEPPGGPPGRTPSPPAPAAGPPAWTPSPPAPAAGPPAWTPSTPAPAAPPSTPAAPKRRGSSGSAVVDLLYWRDIKKTGVVFGASLFLLLSLTVFSIVSVTAYIALALLSLTISFRVYKGVIQAIQKSEEGHPFRAYLDSEVAVSEELVQKYSSSALGHVNCTIKELRRLFLVDDLVDSLKFAVLMWIFTYVGALFNGLTLLILALISLFSVPVIYERHQTQIDHYLGLVNKNVKDAMAKIQAKIPGLKCKAE